Proteins co-encoded in one Phalacrocorax carbo chromosome 5, bPhaCar2.1, whole genome shotgun sequence genomic window:
- the CNOT9 gene encoding CCR4-NOT transcription complex subunit 9 — protein sequence MHSLATAAPVPTALAQVDREKIYQWINELSSPETRENALLELSKKRESVPDLAPMLWHSFGTIAALLQEIVNIYPSINPPTLTAHQSNRVCNALALLQCVASHPETRSAFLAAHIPLFLYPFLHTVSKTRPFEYLRLTSLGVIGALVKTDEQEVINFLLTTEIIPLCLRIMESGSELSKTVATFILQKILLDDTGLAYICQTYERFSHVAMILGKMVLQLSKEPSARLLKHVVRCYLRLSDNPRAREALRQCLPDQLKDTTFAQVLKDDTTTKRWLAQLVKNLQEGQVTDPRGIPLPPQ from the exons ATGCACAGCCTGGCTACAGCCGCG cctgtgcCAACAGCGCTGGCTCAGGTTGACCGTGAAAAGATCTACCAATGGATCAATGAGCTGTCTAGCCCTGAGACGCGGGAGAATGCACTGCTGGAGCTGAGCAAGAAGCGTGAGTCTGTGCCTGACCTTGCCCCAATGCTGTGGCATTCGTTTGGCACAATTGCTGCTCTCCTTCAG gaaattgtaaatatttatccATCAATCAACCCTCCGACTTTGACAGCCCATCAGTCCAACAGAGTCTGCAATGCTTTAGCCCTTCTACAGTGTGTTGCATCACATCCTGAAACGAG GTCAGCTTTTCTGGCAGCTCATATCCCTCTCTTCCTGTACCCCTTCCTGCACACAGTTAGCAAGACACGTCCATTTGAGTACCTGCGGCTCACGAGCCTTGGAGTGATTG gGGCCTTGGTGAAAACTGATGAGCAAGAAGTGATAAATTTCTTATTGACAACAGAAATTATCCCCCTGTGCTTACGCATTATGGAGTCTGGCAGTGAACTCTCCAAAACG GTTGCTACatttattcttcagaaaatcCTCCTGGATGACACAGGGCTGGCATATATCTGTCAGACTTATGAGCGGTTTTCCCATGTTGCCATGATACTG GGTAAAATGGTCCTGCAGCTCTCCAAGGAGCCATCGGCACGGCTGCTGAAACATGTTGTCCGCTGCTACCTTCGCCTTTCCGATAACCCCAG GGCACGTGAAGCTCTCAGGCAGTGCCTTCCTGACCAACTGAAGGACACCACCTTCGCCCAGGTCCTGAAGGACGACACCACCACAAAGCGCTGGCTGGCTCAGCTCGTCAAGAACCTGCAAGAGGGTCAAGTCACTGACCCACGGGGCATCCCTCTTCCTCCACAATGA
- the PLCD4 gene encoding 1-phosphatidylinositol 4,5-bisphosphate phosphodiesterase delta-4 isoform X1, with the protein MASLLCNARIQLTDTLKQMQQGTLMRKVKSKSWKKQRYFKLQDDCMTIWYHSKRTGKTESAFSISDVETVREGHQSEVLQSLAEEFPPERCFTIVFYGRRSNLDLIAGSAEEAQCWVQGLCQLIEVATSMDQREKIDQWIRDWFQKADKNKDGRMNFKEVQRLLKMMNVDMNEDHALRLFQAADKSESGTLEGEEFVLFYKALTKREEVLSLFQDFSEDGKKLTLLELVDFLRQEQLEDEGTEELAMELIDKYEPSETARARHVLSADGFLMYLCSPEGSIFNPRHRVLWQDMSQPLCHYFISSSHNTYLIEDQIRGQSSIEGYIRALKRGCRCLEVDCWDGPNGEPMVYHGHTFTSKIPFREVVSTLGKYAFKTSDYPVILSLENHCSMEQQEILAQQLKAILGEQLLTATTDGRIPTQLPSPEELKHKILLKGKKIGRLEDMLDGPGDEAPDVSDDDNGAEVEEEKRRMKKDKESLAQALSDCVVYCKNVSFRGFQEARSHSRPSEISSLAEAKARKLIRDAGNEFVRHNTWQLTRIYPSGMRTDSSNYSPQEMWNVGCQIVALNFQTAGMEMDLCDGLFSQNGCCGYVLKPPFLRDEETLFNPSDPGSWEGPGPITLTIQVISGQQLPKVANSKDGAIIDPLVRVEIHGVPADQARQETKYIENNGFNPRWDETLQFQLHVPELALVRFVVEDYDKTSRNDFVGQFTLAFANIKPGYRHIHLLSKDGTGIPPSSLFVHIRITEPPGPEQD; encoded by the exons ATGGCATCGCTGCTGTGCAATGCCC GCATCCAGCTCACAGACACGCTGAAGCAGATGCAGCAAGGGACGCTGATGCGCAAAGTCAAGTCCAAGAGCTGGAAGAAGCAACGTTACTTCAAGTTGCAGGATGACTGCATGACCATTTGGTACCATTCCAAGAGGACAGGCAAAACTGAGTCTGCCT TCTCCATCAGCGATGTGGAGACAGTGCGGGAAGGGCACCAGTCAgaggtgctgcagagcctggccgAGGAGTTCCCCCCAGAGCGCTGCTTCACCATTGTCTTCTATGGCCGCCGGAGCAACCTGGACCTCATTGCGGGCTCAGCAGAAGAGGCGCAGTGCTGGGTCCAGGGCCTGTGCCAGCTCATCGAGGTGGCCACCAGCATGGATCAAAGGGAGAAGATAGACCA ATGGATTCGTGACTGGTTTCAGAAAGCTGACAAGAATAAAGATGGGCGCATGAACTTCAAGGAGGTGCAGCGTCTCCTTAAGATGATGAACGTGGACATGAATGAGGATCATGCCCTGCGGCTCTTCCAG GCTGCTGACAAGTCAGAGTCGGGGACGCTGGAAGGGGAGGAGTTTGTGCTCTTCTACAAGGCCCTCACGAAGCGTGAGGAGGTGCTGAGCCTCTTCCAGGACTTCTCTGAGGATGGGAAGAAGCTGACACTGCTGGAGCTGGTGGATTTCCTGCgacaggagcagctggaggatgAGGGCACAGAGGAGCTGGCCATGGAGCTCATCGACAAGTATGAACCGTCGGAGACAG cccgGGCTCGCCATGTGCTGAGTGCTGACGGGTTCCTCATGTACCTCTGCTCCCCGGAGGGCTCCATCTTCAACCCCCGGCACCGGGTGCTGTGGCAGGACATGAGCCAGCCACTCTGTCACTACTtcatctcctcctcccacaACACCTACCTGATCGAGGACCAGATCCGGGGCCAGAGCAGCATCGAGGGCTACATCAG GGCTCTGAAACGGGGCTGCCGGTGCCTGGAGGTGGATTGCTGGGATGGGCCGAACGGGGAGCCCATGGTGTACCACGGCCACACCTTCACATCCAAGATCCCCTTCCGGGAGGTGGTGAGCACCCTGGGGAAGTACGCCTTCAAG ACCTCAGACTACCCGGTAATCCTGTCCCTGGAGAACCACTGCAGCATGGAGCAGCAGGAGATTCTGGCCCAGCAGCTCAAAGCCATCCTGGGGGAACAGCTCCTCACTGCCACCACTGATGGGCGCATCCCTACCCAGCTCCCATCCCCGGAG gagctgaagcacAAGATCctgctgaaagggaagaagatCGGGCGGCTGGAGGACATGCTGGATGGGCCAGGGGATGAGGCACCTGATGTGTCTGACGATGACAACGGGgcagaggtggaggaggagaagaggaggatgaag AAAGACAAGGAGAGCCTGGCACAGGCGTTGTCCGACTGTGTAGTCTACTGCAAGAATGTGTCCTTCCGGGGCTTCCAGGAGGCTCGCAGCCATTCCCGGCCCTCTGAGATATCCTCCCTCGCCGAGGCCAAGGCCAGGAAGCTCATCCGGGATGCAG GGAATGAGTTTGTCCGCCACAACACCTGGCAGTTGACACGCATCTACCCCAGCGGGATGCGGACCGACTCCTCCAACTACAGCCCCCAGGAGATGTGGAACGTGGGGTGTCAGATAG TGGCCCTGAACTTCCAGACAGCTGGCATGGAGATGGACCTGTGTGATGGGCTCTTCAGCCAGAATGGTTGCTGTGGCTATGTGCTCAAGCCACCCTTCCTGAGGGATGAGGAGACTCTCTTCAACCCCAGTGACCCTGGCAGCTGGGAGGGCCCTGGCCCCATCACTCTGACAATCCAG GTGATCAGCGGGCAGCAGCTGCCCAAAGTGGCCAACAGCAAGGACGGAGCCATCATCGACCCGCTGGTCCGCGTGGAGATCCATGGGGTCCCTGCCGACCAGGCGCGCCAGGAGACCAAGTACATTGAGAACAACG GGTTTAACCCCCGCTGGGATGAGACACTCCAGTTCCAGCTCCATGTGCCCGAGCTGGCCCTCGTCCGCTTTGTGGTGGAGGATTATGACAAGACCTCCAGGAACGACTTCGTGGGCCAGTTCACCTTGGCCTTTGCCAACATCAAACCCG GCTACCGCCACATCCATCTCCTTTCCAAGGATGGCACCGGCATCCCACCCTCTTCGCTCTTTGTCCACATCCGCATCACTGAACCGCCTGGCCCCGAGCAGGACTGA
- the PLCD4 gene encoding 1-phosphatidylinositol 4,5-bisphosphate phosphodiesterase delta-4 isoform X2: MASLLCNARIQLTDTLKQMQQGTLMRKVKSKSWKKQRYFKLQDDCMTIWYHSKRTGKTESAFSISDVETVREGHQSEVLQSLAEEFPPERCFTIVFYGRRSNLDLIAGSAEEAQCWVQGLCQLIEVATSMDQREKIDQWIRDWFQKADKNKDGRMNFKEVQRLLKMMNVDMNEDHALRLFQAADKSESGTLEGEEFVLFYKALTKREEVLSLFQDFSEDGKKLTLLELVDFLRQEQLEDEGTEELAMELIDKYEPSETARARHVLSADGFLMYLCSPEGSIFNPRHRVLWQDMSQPLCHYFISSSHNTYLIEDQIRGQSSIEGYIRALKRGCRCLEVDCWDGPNGEPMVYHGHTFTSKIPFREVVSTLGKYAFKTSDYPVILSLENHCSMEQQEILAQQLKAILGEQLLTATTDGRIPTQLPSPEELKHKILLKGKKIGRLEDMLDGPGDEAPDVSDDDNGAEVEEEKRRMKKDKESLAQALSDCVVYCKNVSFRGFQEARSHSRPSEISSLAEAKARKLIRDAVALNFQTAGMEMDLCDGLFSQNGCCGYVLKPPFLRDEETLFNPSDPGSWEGPGPITLTIQVISGQQLPKVANSKDGAIIDPLVRVEIHGVPADQARQETKYIENNGFNPRWDETLQFQLHVPELALVRFVVEDYDKTSRNDFVGQFTLAFANIKPGYRHIHLLSKDGTGIPPSSLFVHIRITEPPGPEQD, from the exons ATGGCATCGCTGCTGTGCAATGCCC GCATCCAGCTCACAGACACGCTGAAGCAGATGCAGCAAGGGACGCTGATGCGCAAAGTCAAGTCCAAGAGCTGGAAGAAGCAACGTTACTTCAAGTTGCAGGATGACTGCATGACCATTTGGTACCATTCCAAGAGGACAGGCAAAACTGAGTCTGCCT TCTCCATCAGCGATGTGGAGACAGTGCGGGAAGGGCACCAGTCAgaggtgctgcagagcctggccgAGGAGTTCCCCCCAGAGCGCTGCTTCACCATTGTCTTCTATGGCCGCCGGAGCAACCTGGACCTCATTGCGGGCTCAGCAGAAGAGGCGCAGTGCTGGGTCCAGGGCCTGTGCCAGCTCATCGAGGTGGCCACCAGCATGGATCAAAGGGAGAAGATAGACCA ATGGATTCGTGACTGGTTTCAGAAAGCTGACAAGAATAAAGATGGGCGCATGAACTTCAAGGAGGTGCAGCGTCTCCTTAAGATGATGAACGTGGACATGAATGAGGATCATGCCCTGCGGCTCTTCCAG GCTGCTGACAAGTCAGAGTCGGGGACGCTGGAAGGGGAGGAGTTTGTGCTCTTCTACAAGGCCCTCACGAAGCGTGAGGAGGTGCTGAGCCTCTTCCAGGACTTCTCTGAGGATGGGAAGAAGCTGACACTGCTGGAGCTGGTGGATTTCCTGCgacaggagcagctggaggatgAGGGCACAGAGGAGCTGGCCATGGAGCTCATCGACAAGTATGAACCGTCGGAGACAG cccgGGCTCGCCATGTGCTGAGTGCTGACGGGTTCCTCATGTACCTCTGCTCCCCGGAGGGCTCCATCTTCAACCCCCGGCACCGGGTGCTGTGGCAGGACATGAGCCAGCCACTCTGTCACTACTtcatctcctcctcccacaACACCTACCTGATCGAGGACCAGATCCGGGGCCAGAGCAGCATCGAGGGCTACATCAG GGCTCTGAAACGGGGCTGCCGGTGCCTGGAGGTGGATTGCTGGGATGGGCCGAACGGGGAGCCCATGGTGTACCACGGCCACACCTTCACATCCAAGATCCCCTTCCGGGAGGTGGTGAGCACCCTGGGGAAGTACGCCTTCAAG ACCTCAGACTACCCGGTAATCCTGTCCCTGGAGAACCACTGCAGCATGGAGCAGCAGGAGATTCTGGCCCAGCAGCTCAAAGCCATCCTGGGGGAACAGCTCCTCACTGCCACCACTGATGGGCGCATCCCTACCCAGCTCCCATCCCCGGAG gagctgaagcacAAGATCctgctgaaagggaagaagatCGGGCGGCTGGAGGACATGCTGGATGGGCCAGGGGATGAGGCACCTGATGTGTCTGACGATGACAACGGGgcagaggtggaggaggagaagaggaggatgaag AAAGACAAGGAGAGCCTGGCACAGGCGTTGTCCGACTGTGTAGTCTACTGCAAGAATGTGTCCTTCCGGGGCTTCCAGGAGGCTCGCAGCCATTCCCGGCCCTCTGAGATATCCTCCCTCGCCGAGGCCAAGGCCAGGAAGCTCATCCGGGATGCAG TGGCCCTGAACTTCCAGACAGCTGGCATGGAGATGGACCTGTGTGATGGGCTCTTCAGCCAGAATGGTTGCTGTGGCTATGTGCTCAAGCCACCCTTCCTGAGGGATGAGGAGACTCTCTTCAACCCCAGTGACCCTGGCAGCTGGGAGGGCCCTGGCCCCATCACTCTGACAATCCAG GTGATCAGCGGGCAGCAGCTGCCCAAAGTGGCCAACAGCAAGGACGGAGCCATCATCGACCCGCTGGTCCGCGTGGAGATCCATGGGGTCCCTGCCGACCAGGCGCGCCAGGAGACCAAGTACATTGAGAACAACG GGTTTAACCCCCGCTGGGATGAGACACTCCAGTTCCAGCTCCATGTGCCCGAGCTGGCCCTCGTCCGCTTTGTGGTGGAGGATTATGACAAGACCTCCAGGAACGACTTCGTGGGCCAGTTCACCTTGGCCTTTGCCAACATCAAACCCG GCTACCGCCACATCCATCTCCTTTCCAAGGATGGCACCGGCATCCCACCCTCTTCGCTCTTTGTCCACATCCGCATCACTGAACCGCCTGGCCCCGAGCAGGACTGA